A genomic region of Saccopteryx bilineata isolate mSacBil1 chromosome 1, mSacBil1_pri_phased_curated, whole genome shotgun sequence contains the following coding sequences:
- the CFL1 gene encoding cofilin-1 isoform X1 translates to MPGRRVRALASGLAVCTAGAERTLQRLRSSSRASEPIKRAGFSTGTAQSGGACAHAQAWPLGPKPWMRAAVGFPGWGPEGGVEFREVTQAGTARKPPHPCVRFVGCGNQRSCNSPGSSPKPRGLICRPASGVAVSDGVIKVFNDMKVRKSSTPEEVKKRKKAVLFCLSEDKKNIILEEGKEILVGDVGQTVDDPYATFVKMLPDKDCRYALYDATYETKESKKEDLVFIFWAPESAPLKSKMIYASSKDAIKKKLTGIKHELQANCYEEVKDRCTLAEKLGGSAVISLEGKPL, encoded by the exons ATGCCGGGGCGACGGGTCCGGGCGCTGGCGTCTGGATTAGCTGTTTGCACCGCGGGCGCGGAGCGGACACTGCAGAGGCTACGATCCTCCTCCAGAGCGAGCGAGCCCATAAAGCGAGCTGGGTTCTCGACCGGAACGGCACAGTCGGGCGGCGCGTGCGCACACGCTCAGGCCTGGCCGCTCGGCCCGAAGCCCTGGATGAGAGCGGCCGTCGGCTTTCCCGGATGGGGGCCTGAGGGTGGAGTCGAGTTTAGGGAAGTGACCCAGGCGGGCACCGCCCGGAAaccaccccacccctgtgtgcGATTCGTGGGCTGCGGGAACCAAAGGTCGTGTAACTCTCCAGGCTCGAGCCCGAAGCCGAGAGGGCTGATATGCCGACCG GCCTCTGGTGTGGCTGTCTCTGATGGAGTCATCAAAGTGTTCAATGATATGAAGGTGCGTAAGTCCTCAACACCAGAGGAGGTGAAGAAGCGCAAGAAGGCGGTGCTCTTCTGCCTGAGTGAAGACAAGAAGAATATCATTCTGGAGGAGGGCAAGGAGATCCTGGTAGGTGATGTGGGCCAGACAGTAGACGACCCCTACGCCACCTTTGTCAAGATGCTACCGGACAAAGACTGCCGCTACGCTCTGTATGACGCAACCTATGAGACCAAGGAGAGCAAGAAGGAGGACCTGGTGTTTATCTTTTG GGCCCCTGAGTCTGCACCCCTTAAAAGCAAAATGATCTATGCCAGCTCCAAGGATGCCATCAAGAAGAAGCTGACAG GGATCAAGCATGAATTACAAGCGAACTGCTACGAGGAGGTCAAGGACCGCTGCACTCTGGCAGAGAAGCTGGGGGGCAGTGCTGTCATCTCCCTGGAGGGCAAGCCTTTGTGa
- the CFL1 gene encoding cofilin-1 isoform X2, giving the protein MQCDQRTTQDLRTSLPIRPQRERRKPAPPLIVRLILNGRGRERPRSVGSQQQLQRLLSSKARLAVSFFAFENMASGVAVSDGVIKVFNDMKVRKSSTPEEVKKRKKAVLFCLSEDKKNIILEEGKEILVGDVGQTVDDPYATFVKMLPDKDCRYALYDATYETKESKKEDLVFIFWAPESAPLKSKMIYASSKDAIKKKLTGIKHELQANCYEEVKDRCTLAEKLGGSAVISLEGKPL; this is encoded by the exons ATGCAATGTGACCAGAGGACGACGCAGGACCTCCGGACTTCATTACCCATCCGCCCGCAGCGGGAGCGCCGGAAGCCCGCCCCGCCCCTCATTGTGCGGCTCATACTAAACGGAAGGGGCCGGGAGAGGCCGCGTTCAGTTGGAtcccagcagcagctgcagcgGCTCTTGTCTTCTAAGGCTCGTCTTGCTGTCTCCTTTTTCGCTTTCGAAAATATG GCCTCTGGTGTGGCTGTCTCTGATGGAGTCATCAAAGTGTTCAATGATATGAAGGTGCGTAAGTCCTCAACACCAGAGGAGGTGAAGAAGCGCAAGAAGGCGGTGCTCTTCTGCCTGAGTGAAGACAAGAAGAATATCATTCTGGAGGAGGGCAAGGAGATCCTGGTAGGTGATGTGGGCCAGACAGTAGACGACCCCTACGCCACCTTTGTCAAGATGCTACCGGACAAAGACTGCCGCTACGCTCTGTATGACGCAACCTATGAGACCAAGGAGAGCAAGAAGGAGGACCTGGTGTTTATCTTTTG GGCCCCTGAGTCTGCACCCCTTAAAAGCAAAATGATCTATGCCAGCTCCAAGGATGCCATCAAGAAGAAGCTGACAG GGATCAAGCATGAATTACAAGCGAACTGCTACGAGGAGGTCAAGGACCGCTGCACTCTGGCAGAGAAGCTGGGGGGCAGTGCTGTCATCTCCCTGGAGGGCAAGCCTTTGTGa